The Chitinophagales bacterium genome has a window encoding:
- the ftsY gene encoding signal recognition particle-docking protein FtsY yields MGIFDKLFKRNKEQQEQKDALDQGLEKTKTSFFSKITKAIAGKDTVDEEVLDNLEEALVSADVGIDTTVTIIERIEERVKKDKYVGTKELNEILQEEMMAILANSPGYDHESFNLPADKKPYIVLVVGVNGVGKTTTIGKLAYNFKKNGKSVLLGAADTFRAAAVDQLTIWSERTGVPIVKKEMGSDPSSVAFDTAQSALAREVDIALIDTAGRLHNKAGLMEELSKIRRVIGKKIPGAPHEVLLVLDGSTGQNAVEQAKQFTAATDVTALAITKLDGTAKGGVVLAIANQFKIPVKYIGVGERMEDLQLFNKAEFVDSLFNLER; encoded by the coding sequence ATGGGTATTTTCGATAAACTATTTAAACGCAACAAAGAGCAACAGGAGCAGAAAGATGCTTTGGATCAGGGACTGGAAAAAACAAAGACCAGTTTCTTCTCAAAGATCACCAAAGCTATTGCAGGAAAGGATACTGTTGACGAGGAAGTACTGGACAACCTGGAAGAAGCTCTGGTAAGCGCTGACGTGGGTATAGACACCACTGTAACTATAATAGAACGTATTGAAGAAAGGGTAAAAAAAGACAAATACGTTGGCACCAAAGAGTTGAACGAAATATTACAGGAAGAGATGATGGCGATCTTAGCCAACTCTCCGGGTTATGACCATGAAAGTTTTAACCTGCCTGCTGATAAAAAACCATATATCGTATTGGTAGTAGGCGTGAACGGTGTTGGTAAGACCACCACCATCGGTAAGCTGGCATATAATTTCAAAAAGAACGGCAAATCGGTGCTACTGGGTGCTGCAGATACTTTCCGCGCCGCCGCAGTTGACCAGTTGACCATCTGGAGTGAACGCACAGGCGTGCCTATCGTAAAAAAAGAAATGGGCAGTGACCCCAGTTCAGTTGCTTTCGACACAGCACAAAGCGCATTGGCCAGGGAGGTGGATATAGCCCTGATAGACACTGCAGGCCGCCTGCATAACAAAGCCGGACTGATGGAAGAACTGAGTAAGATACGCCGTGTAATTGGCAAAAAGATACCCGGAGCTCCGCACGAAGTACTGCTGGTGCTGGATGGCAGCACCGGACAAAATGCCGTTGAACAAGCCAAACAATTCACCGCTGCTACAGATGTAACAGCTTTGGCCATCACTAAGTTGGACGGTACTGCAAAAGGCGGCGTGGTGCTGGCCATTGCCAATCAGTTCAAAATACCGGTAAAATATATTGGAGTGGGCGAACGTATGGAAGACCTGCAACTCTTCAACAAAGCAGAGTTTGTAGACAGCCTGTTCAACTTAGAACGCTAA
- a CDS encoding NAD-dependent epimerase/dehydratase family protein, with translation MKNEKILIIGACGQIGVELTLALRSAYGASNVIATDIREEHALLAGTGPYEVLDAMDGQAITDTIKKHSITQVYLLAALLSATGEKAPKKAWDINMQSLLQILDIAVEQKLNKLYWPSSIAIFGSTTPKQQTAQKTIVEPETVYGISKYAGELWCQYYHKRWGLDVRSLRYPGLISWKSEPGGGTTDYAVDIFYEALKTGKYTCFLEEHTYLPMMYMDDAIRGTIELMEAPAEQVKNRLGYNFSSMSFSPKELAAVIKDIIPGFEISYSPDFRQQIANGWPQSIDDTEARNDWGWEHAYDIRRMSESMLHNLKEKLQLA, from the coding sequence ATGAAAAATGAGAAAATACTGATCATAGGTGCCTGCGGGCAGATAGGTGTAGAACTGACGCTTGCCTTACGCTCTGCCTATGGTGCATCTAATGTAATAGCGACTGATATACGTGAGGAACATGCCTTGCTTGCCGGTACAGGTCCATACGAAGTACTGGATGCCATGGACGGACAAGCCATAACAGATACGATAAAGAAACATTCTATAACCCAGGTATACCTGCTGGCAGCATTGCTGTCTGCAACGGGTGAAAAGGCCCCTAAGAAGGCCTGGGATATCAATATGCAGAGCTTATTGCAAATCCTGGATATTGCAGTAGAGCAGAAGCTGAATAAACTGTACTGGCCAAGCTCGATAGCTATATTCGGATCTACTACACCGAAGCAACAAACGGCGCAAAAAACGATCGTAGAACCTGAAACAGTTTATGGTATCAGTAAATATGCAGGTGAGCTGTGGTGCCAGTATTATCATAAAAGGTGGGGGCTGGATGTACGAAGCCTGCGTTACCCAGGCCTGATAAGCTGGAAGTCTGAACCCGGAGGTGGAACTACTGATTATGCAGTAGATATTTTTTACGAAGCTCTGAAGACAGGCAAGTATACGTGCTTCCTGGAAGAGCATACCTATCTGCCCATGATGTATATGGATGATGCTATAAGGGGTACGATAGAACTCATGGAAGCTCCGGCAGAACAGGTGAAGAACAGGCTGGGTTATAACTTCTCGTCCATGAGCTTTTCACCAAAAGAGCTTGCAGCTGTAATAAAAGACATCATCCCCGGGTTTGAAATAAGTTATTCACCCGATTTTCGTCAGCAGATAGCCAATGGCTGGCCACAAAGCATTGACGACACCGAAGCCCGCAATGATTGGGGCTGGGAGCATGCCTACGACATTCGCCGCATGAGCGAATCAATGTTGCACAACCTGAAAGAGAAGCTGCAACTGGCTTAG
- a CDS encoding NAD-dependent deacylase, which yields MGKQRLVVLSGAGISAESGLKTFRDSDGLWEGHNVHDVATPEAWHRDPSLVLDFYNMRRRNVKDAQPNAAHTVLAELEQHYDVWVVTQNIDDLHERAGSTKVLHLHGEIFKMRSEQNEELIYPVWDDISIGDIAQDGAQLRPHIVWFGEPVYMIEEAIPIMQSADVFVLVGTSLAVYPAAGLVDYIRPEVKKYVLDRVIPPVYRYANVHPIEMPATQGVLELMKLLGS from the coding sequence ATGGGTAAACAGAGATTAGTAGTATTAAGCGGAGCAGGCATAAGTGCCGAAAGCGGGCTGAAGACCTTCAGGGATAGTGATGGCCTTTGGGAAGGGCACAATGTGCACGATGTGGCCACCCCCGAAGCATGGCATCGCGATCCGTCACTGGTACTTGATTTCTACAACATGCGCCGCCGAAATGTAAAAGATGCACAGCCGAATGCTGCACATACCGTGTTGGCAGAGCTGGAACAGCACTATGACGTATGGGTGGTGACCCAGAATATAGACGACCTGCATGAGCGTGCAGGTTCAACAAAAGTATTGCACCTGCATGGCGAGATATTTAAAATGCGCAGCGAGCAGAACGAAGAGCTCATCTATCCTGTCTGGGATGATATATCTATTGGTGATATAGCACAGGATGGCGCACAACTAAGGCCACATATTGTGTGGTTTGGCGAGCCTGTGTATATGATAGAAGAGGCTATACCTATCATGCAGTCGGCAGATGTGTTTGTACTGGTAGGTACATCTCTGGCTGTATACCCCGCTGCTGGATTGGTAGACTATATCAGGCCCGAAGTAAAAAAGTATGTGCTGGACAGGGTGATCCCACCTGTATACAGGTATGCCAATGTGCATCCAATTGAGATGCCGGCCACGCAAGGTGTGCTTGAATTAATGAAGCTGTTGGGTAGTTAG
- a CDS encoding NADP-dependent isocitrate dehydrogenase, translated as MSKIKVANPVVELDGDEMTRIIWKFIKDKLILPYIDVEIKYYDLGVEHRDATDDQVTIDAANAIKEHGVGIKCATITPDEARVKEFGLKKMWKSPNGTIRNILDGTVFREPIVIDNIPRLVPNWTAPICIGRHAFGDQYRATDFTVKGKGKLTIKFEGEDGQTIEHEVYDFKGDGVALAMYNTDESIRGFARSCFNMALQKKWPLYMSTKNTILKQYDGRFKDIFEEVYQNEFKAEYDKEGLTYEHRLIDDMVASALKWHGNFVWACKNYDGDVQSDTVAQGFGSLGLMTSTLVTPDGSTMEAEAAHGTVTRHYRDHQNGKPTSTNPIASIFAWTRGLAFRGKLDNNQELIDFTHALEAVCIETVESGIMTKDLAVCIHGNKVNAGEHYVYTEQFLDALDKNLKAKLSK; from the coding sequence ATGAGTAAGATTAAAGTAGCCAACCCGGTTGTAGAACTTGACGGTGATGAGATGACAAGAATTATATGGAAGTTCATTAAGGACAAACTGATACTCCCATATATTGATGTAGAAATTAAATACTACGATCTTGGTGTTGAACACAGAGATGCTACTGACGACCAGGTAACCATAGATGCAGCGAATGCAATAAAGGAACATGGTGTAGGTATCAAATGTGCTACAATTACTCCCGACGAGGCACGCGTAAAAGAATTTGGTTTGAAGAAAATGTGGAAGAGCCCTAATGGTACTATCAGGAATATACTGGACGGTACTGTATTCCGCGAGCCGATAGTAATAGATAACATCCCTCGCCTGGTACCCAATTGGACTGCTCCTATCTGCATAGGCCGTCACGCTTTCGGCGACCAATACCGTGCTACTGACTTTACGGTAAAAGGTAAGGGCAAGCTGACCATTAAATTTGAAGGAGAAGACGGGCAGACAATAGAACATGAAGTATATGATTTCAAAGGTGACGGCGTTGCGCTTGCAATGTATAATACTGATGAGTCTATCCGTGGTTTCGCACGCTCTTGCTTCAATATGGCGCTGCAAAAGAAATGGCCGCTGTATATGTCTACTAAAAACACCATCCTGAAACAATATGACGGACGTTTTAAAGATATTTTCGAAGAGGTGTACCAAAACGAATTCAAAGCAGAATATGATAAAGAGGGCCTGACCTACGAACACCGCCTGATAGACGACATGGTAGCCAGCGCATTAAAATGGCATGGCAACTTTGTATGGGCTTGTAAGAACTACGATGGCGATGTACAGAGCGATACAGTGGCACAAGGTTTTGGTTCACTGGGCCTGATGACCTCTACCCTGGTTACGCCCGATGGCAGCACTATGGAGGCTGAAGCGGCACACGGAACGGTTACAAGGCACTACCGCGACCATCAGAATGGCAAACCAACCTCTACCAATCCGATAGCTTCAATATTTGCATGGACAAGGGGACTGGCTTTCCGTGGAAAGCTGGACAACAACCAGGAGCTGATAGATTTCACACATGCACTGGAAGCAGTATGTATCGAAACCGTAGAAAGCGGTATCATGACCAAAGACCTGGCCGTATGTATACATGGCAATAAGGTGAACGCAGGTGAACATTATGTGTACACGGAGCAATTCCTGGATGCTCTGGACAAGAACCTGAAAGCAAAGCTCAGCAAATAA
- a CDS encoding T9SS type A sorting domain-containing protein has product MKLVRLLFLLGALTLSSIGYSQCSTTSTPTNNCSYGDAIDAFTLAGTSSNHSGCNSNTATGYSFYSTPVRNLTIGSTYSWSASVGGYYGYDEGVAIWIDLNGNNQYESSEMLASTSPSTSHSGSITIPVTATAGTNVRMRVRCAYLVTMTGGQACTNSVGSYGETEDYYVNLIAPPPCSGTPSPGNTLSTANVVCNSSTSFTLSLQNATSGTGVTYQWQSSSNGSTWSNIGGATSSTLTTTQTASTYYRCNVTCSGNTGTSNSKLVSTSFLACYCTATTSSGCIYSDDISNVTLGTLNNSTGCTAAPAYVSYIGSVAAPSINIGSTNSMSVTVGAGGNEKVTVWVDYDHSGTFDASEYTYLGTGSGTTITGNLVIPATALTGSTAMRVRCTYGSTPPSSTQACTNFSYGETEDYEVNLVCPAISIATHPSNTTICPNSNASFTVASTTGAGLTATYQWQVSTGGAYTNVTNTGVYSGATTSTLTLTNAPNTMNGYTYRCVADNPCGNSVYSSAGTLNFYTPAVITTQPSSINGCPNGSLTFSIVATGTSMSYQWQLSTNGGGTWNNISNGGVYNNATTTTLSITGLTSGMNNYKYRCVITNPCTTTSSAGTLTILSQPAITGNPSSVTVCTGGNTSFTASATGDGLVYQWEQFNGVSWSNITNGGMYAGANTGTLTLTGVTAGMDGYRYRCRATGTCNPSVTTTEATLTIAATPGFTTNPSSTVMCTSSTGNFSVTAVGYNNTYQWQVHNGVSWANVTNSGVYSGANTTTLSIANPPLTMNGYLYRCVATTACTVSATSGTATLTVATSPTITVQPTNKILCIGDNTTYTTTASSSSTIAYQWQVTYNGTSWANVVNNANYSGATTPTLTVTNAIAGMNGGQYRCALNTGCVPATTTNSASMEVRIPPVLDYSPSNTTVCQGQNAAFVVNATGSLLNFQWQVSTNGGSSWSNISNGSQYSGVTTKTLTVLNAPASLNTYKYRCAISGYCSPSINSGSATLTVNTPIVITSQPTNVTICSGGNASFTVGATGTGASYKWYRSTGTGYVQVTNGGIYSGATTSTLNINGMTAPTSTITTAYYCQISGTCSNATTNTLYLTVHAKPTITTNPPSFTVCDSTQYVDITVAATGTNLSYQWQVNSGAGWQNLSNNSTYSRVTTNAMRIGLALYSMNGYQYRCVVSGTCTPSATSSAATMTVSPLVHPTITITGNIDICTGQSTTLTATITNGGSSPAYLWTRNGNTVGTGSTYTYGSYNDKDLVQCRLTTSVACPAPKVLWSAPVSILVGQYVTPAIYISSSVGDSACSGKEVTFTVDSTKNAGTAPTYQWKVNGVNAGTNSTTYKTTTLSNGDVVTCNLISSLKCLAPAVAGSNALPMIVNPTRSSGISISVTPDSNICAEAEVLIYSKFQLGGPNPTLQWMLNGVDIPGEVGGKLRISTLNDNDVISCKFFSTEICVFPDTSNEITFDVTPLVDPSVNVTVSYSGNNTYTFTASPTNGGSGPSYQWFKNFTAIPGETGTSFTASDLVNSDVIHVEMTSNEVCPRPSLVPALSRYVTTAVSEVKDIFSYLNVYPNPNTGTFTIKGDYNITTNADAEIRVVNALGQNVYIANDKIRGGKLEHRILLNDVAPGVYIVHITADGNKDFRRFTISK; this is encoded by the coding sequence ATGAAACTAGTGCGACTCTTATTTTTGCTTGGAGCATTAACTTTAAGTAGTATTGGCTACTCGCAATGTTCCACAACATCAACACCAACCAACAACTGTAGCTATGGAGATGCCATCGATGCTTTTACGCTGGCCGGCACCTCAAGTAACCATAGCGGTTGTAACTCAAATACTGCAACAGGATACAGCTTCTATAGTACGCCTGTGAGGAACCTGACCATCGGCAGCACGTATTCTTGGTCTGCAAGTGTAGGGGGGTATTACGGCTACGACGAAGGTGTTGCAATATGGATAGATCTGAATGGCAATAACCAATATGAATCATCTGAAATGCTGGCCAGTACCAGTCCCAGTACATCGCACAGTGGTTCTATCACAATTCCTGTAACAGCAACAGCGGGAACCAATGTAAGAATGCGTGTTCGTTGTGCATATCTGGTTACTATGACCGGTGGACAGGCATGTACAAACAGTGTAGGTTCCTATGGTGAGACTGAAGATTATTATGTGAACCTGATCGCTCCTCCACCATGTAGTGGCACACCTTCTCCCGGCAATACATTATCAACAGCCAATGTAGTTTGTAATAGCAGTACCAGCTTTACCTTATCGCTGCAGAATGCTACCTCCGGTACAGGCGTTACCTACCAGTGGCAATCGTCCAGCAATGGCAGCACATGGAGCAACATAGGCGGCGCTACCTCATCTACATTAACCACTACTCAAACAGCATCAACTTATTACAGGTGCAATGTAACCTGCAGTGGTAACACAGGTACATCTAATTCAAAACTGGTAAGTACTTCGTTCCTGGCATGTTATTGTACGGCCACTACATCAAGTGGCTGTATTTATAGTGATGATATATCTAACGTTACCTTGGGTACTTTAAATAATTCAACAGGTTGTACCGCAGCACCTGCCTATGTAAGCTATATCGGGTCTGTAGCGGCACCAAGTATCAATATCGGCTCTACCAACAGCATGTCTGTAACGGTAGGTGCAGGTGGTAATGAGAAAGTGACTGTATGGGTAGATTATGACCACAGCGGTACTTTCGATGCTTCGGAATATACTTACTTAGGCACCGGTAGCGGAACTACCATCACCGGCAACCTGGTGATACCGGCAACAGCACTGACAGGCAGCACAGCCATGAGGGTACGTTGTACCTATGGTAGTACTCCTCCAAGTTCTACACAGGCTTGTACCAACTTTAGCTATGGCGAAACAGAAGACTATGAAGTGAACCTGGTATGCCCTGCCATCAGCATAGCTACACATCCTTCTAACACTACCATATGCCCTAACAGCAATGCATCTTTCACGGTTGCATCAACAACCGGTGCCGGCCTTACAGCTACTTACCAGTGGCAGGTAAGCACGGGTGGCGCTTATACCAACGTTACCAATACAGGTGTATATAGTGGTGCTACCACATCTACACTTACACTGACCAACGCGCCTAATACGATGAACGGCTATACTTACCGTTGCGTAGCTGATAATCCATGCGGCAACTCAGTATACTCAAGCGCAGGCACACTGAATTTCTATACGCCTGCAGTGATCACTACACAACCATCCAGCATCAATGGTTGCCCGAATGGCAGCCTCACCTTCTCTATTGTTGCTACAGGTACATCTATGTCTTACCAATGGCAGTTGAGCACCAACGGCGGTGGCACGTGGAATAACATTTCCAATGGCGGTGTGTACAACAATGCAACAACAACTACACTTTCAATAACCGGCCTGACCTCCGGTATGAACAACTACAAATACCGTTGCGTGATCACCAACCCTTGTACAACAACATCAAGTGCGGGTACACTGACCATACTTTCACAACCTGCCATTACAGGTAATCCATCTTCTGTAACAGTTTGTACGGGTGGTAATACATCGTTTACAGCATCCGCTACCGGCGACGGGCTGGTTTACCAGTGGGAACAGTTTAACGGGGTTTCATGGAGTAATATTACCAATGGCGGTATGTATGCCGGTGCTAATACAGGTACACTGACATTGACAGGTGTTACCGCGGGCATGGATGGCTACAGGTATCGTTGCAGGGCTACGGGTACATGTAACCCTTCAGTTACTACAACAGAGGCTACGCTGACCATAGCCGCAACCCCGGGCTTTACAACCAATCCTTCGTCTACGGTAATGTGCACCAGCAGCACCGGTAACTTCTCAGTAACAGCAGTAGGATATAACAATACTTATCAGTGGCAGGTACACAATGGTGTTTCATGGGCGAATGTGACCAACTCGGGTGTATATAGCGGCGCTAATACAACAACACTGTCAATAGCTAACCCGCCGCTGACCATGAATGGTTATTTATACCGTTGCGTGGCTACCACAGCTTGTACTGTTAGCGCTACCTCCGGTACCGCCACACTTACAGTGGCTACATCGCCAACTATTACCGTGCAGCCTACCAACAAGATACTCTGCATAGGAGATAATACTACTTACACTACAACTGCCAGCAGTTCGTCTACCATTGCTTATCAATGGCAGGTAACATACAACGGCACATCATGGGCCAACGTTGTGAACAATGCTAACTACTCGGGCGCTACTACACCAACACTGACCGTAACCAATGCCATTGCCGGTATGAATGGCGGCCAGTACCGTTGCGCACTGAATACAGGTTGTGTACCTGCTACAACAACCAACAGTGCCAGCATGGAAGTACGTATACCACCGGTGCTGGATTACAGCCCCAGCAACACTACTGTATGCCAGGGACAGAATGCAGCATTTGTTGTGAATGCAACAGGCAGCCTACTCAACTTCCAGTGGCAGGTGAGCACTAATGGTGGTTCTTCATGGAGCAATATTTCAAACGGCAGCCAGTATTCAGGTGTTACCACCAAAACGCTTACTGTGCTGAATGCGCCGGCTTCACTGAACACTTATAAGTACAGGTGCGCTATCAGCGGATATTGCAGCCCTTCTATCAATTCCGGCAGTGCAACACTGACGGTAAATACTCCGATCGTTATTACTTCGCAACCTACCAATGTGACTATATGCAGCGGTGGTAATGCGAGCTTTACAGTTGGCGCTACCGGCACAGGAGCTTCTTATAAATGGTACAGGAGCACAGGTACAGGTTATGTACAGGTAACCAACGGCGGTATATACTCAGGAGCGACTACAAGTACCCTGAATATAAATGGTATGACGGCTCCGACCTCTACTATTACAACAGCTTACTACTGCCAGATATCAGGTACCTGCTCTAACGCAACTACCAATACACTGTACCTGACAGTACATGCCAAACCAACCATTACTACTAATCCGCCAAGCTTCACAGTATGTGACAGCACACAGTATGTTGACATAACTGTTGCGGCTACGGGTACAAACCTGAGCTATCAGTGGCAGGTGAATAGCGGTGCCGGCTGGCAGAACCTGTCTAACAACAGCACCTACAGCAGGGTAACTACCAATGCTATGCGCATAGGCCTGGCGCTGTATTCAATGAACGGTTATCAATACCGTTGCGTAGTGAGCGGCACATGTACGCCATCAGCTACATCATCGGCTGCTACTATGACCGTGAGCCCGCTGGTACACCCGACCATTACCATTACCGGTAATATCGACATCTGTACCGGACAGTCTACTACACTGACTGCTACTATAACCAACGGGGGCAGCAGCCCTGCCTACCTGTGGACCAGGAATGGTAACACAGTAGGTACTGGCAGTACATACACATATGGTTCTTACAACGATAAAGACCTCGTTCAGTGCAGGCTGACAACCAGCGTTGCCTGCCCGGCTCCGAAAGTGCTGTGGAGTGCACCGGTATCGATACTGGTAGGCCAGTATGTAACGCCGGCTATCTACATCAGCTCAAGCGTTGGCGATAGCGCATGCTCAGGCAAAGAAGTAACATTTACAGTTGACAGCACGAAGAATGCAGGTACTGCACCTACATACCAATGGAAAGTGAATGGTGTAAATGCAGGAACCAACTCAACTACTTACAAAACTACTACTCTGAGCAATGGTGACGTGGTGACATGTAACCTGATAAGCAGCCTGAAGTGCCTGGCACCTGCTGTGGCAGGTAGCAATGCACTGCCAATGATCGTTAACCCTACCCGTTCTTCAGGTATCTCTATCAGCGTAACGCCTGACAGTAATATCTGTGCCGAAGCTGAGGTACTCATCTACTCTAAGTTCCAGTTGGGTGGTCCTAACCCTACCCTGCAATGGATGCTGAATGGCGTAGACATTCCGGGTGAAGTAGGTGGTAAACTGAGAATCTCAACACTGAACGATAATGACGTGATCAGCTGCAAATTCTTCAGTACTGAAATTTGCGTCTTCCCTGATACAAGTAATGAGATCACCTTCGACGTTACACCTCTGGTTGACCCATCAGTTAACGTGACGGTATCTTACAGTGGTAATAACACTTATACATTCACTGCTTCTCCGACAAATGGTGGTTCAGGCCCGAGCTACCAGTGGTTCAAGAACTTCACTGCTATACCGGGTGAAACCGGCACATCATTTACAGCCAGCGACCTGGTGAACAGCGATGTGATACATGTTGAGATGACCAGCAACGAAGTATGTCCGAGACCGTCACTGGTACCGGCGCTCAGCAGGTATGTAACAACCGCCGTAAGCGAGGTGAAAGATATCTTCAGCTACCTGAATGTATATCCTAACCCGAACACAGGTACATTTACCATCAAAGGCGACTACAACATCACAACCAATGCCGATGCTGAGATACGCGTAGTAAATGCACTGGGCCAGAATGTATACATAGCCAACGATAAAATAAGAGGTGGTAAACTGGAACACAGGATACTGCTGAATGACGTGGCTCCGGGTGTGTACATTGTTCACATTACAGCCGATGGCAATAAAGATTTCAGAAGGTTTACTATCAGTAAGTAA